The genomic stretch GAAAGCCTTCAACATCTGTTGTTGGCGTCCCTGTACAAGCCAAGAGACCTCAGTTGAGGATCAAGAGAACTACTCGTTTTTTCCAGCGCATCCTGAAGTCTCTGAACGAAATACAGAAAACTGCTGTCAGGCAGCTCGACTTCGGTGTTCTACTCGACTATGATGTGGCCTTTGTTCTAGGAACCTTAGCGTATTGGCTATTAGAGAATTTTTACCACCTACGGTGCAGTCTTATGCTGCCTAATGGTGTTGAGGTAGTTGTTGACACGAAAGACGTCGAGCTTATTTTTTGGTTTCCCAAATGGGGGATTACATTTTATCGATGTGACAGAAACACAAGCATCAAATACCTGGAAACCATTCCACTTGATGAGGAGGCTGATATAAATGTTTTGCAGACCAAGGTCCTAGAAGCGAAGATGCTACAAGAAACTTGGGGGGGGCactttttaagaaaatattccTACTGCTGATGGAAACTACTCTCATTGAGACCTCCCCTGGTGTAGGTACTTGGTTGACAATCTGTTGAGGACGCGCGAGCTGCGGAAGAAAAACAAGTCCAAAGTTTGAGGAAATCGGGTTTGTAGGGCAGTTGGCCTTTaaaattacgtaaatgtacccattttgttatctcttccatatatggAAAAAACGCCacccacattggcgttttttatTAGTGAAGACGCCACCCGCATTGGCGTTTACCAGTTGAACCG from Salvia splendens isolate huo1 chromosome 15, SspV2, whole genome shotgun sequence encodes the following:
- the LOC121767500 gene encoding uncharacterized protein LOC121767500, translated to MSSVKRPGQAAAKSSKAKRLAKRKAVDDGESSGKRTRLSGKPSTSVVGVPVQAKRPQLRIKRTTRFFQRILKSLNEIQKTAVRQLDFGVLLDYDVAFVLGTLAYWLLENFYHLRCSLMLPNGVEVVVDTKDVELIFWFPKWGITFYRCDRNTSIKYLETIPLDEEADINVLQTKVLEAKMLQETWGGHFLRKYSYC